In Pikeienuella piscinae, the sequence TCTGAATCCGGCTCCGGTTTGCATCCGACGGTACGCCGCTGTTACGCTCCCCTCCATCGAGCCGTCGTCATTTCTGCGACAGGCCACGGAAAACGGTCGGCGGCTGTCGACTAGGAGCGATATATGTTCAGGAAAATACTAACGCCGGTGGACCTCGCCCATCTGGGAGCTCTCGACCGCGCGCTGGAAGTGTCTGCAGACATGGCCAAACGCCACGGAGCCGAAATCGTCTATGTCGGCGTCACCACGCAGGCGCCGAGCGCGGTGGCGCGCACGACCGAAGAGTATGAGCGCAAGCTATCCACCTTCGCCGCAACCGAGGGCGAGAAACACGGATGCAAGACCTCCGCGCACATGGTCGTCAGCCACGATCCCGCTATCGACCTCAACATCAACCTGATGCGGGCGACCGAAGAGATCGGCGCCGACCTCATCGTCATGGGCACGCATATTCCCGGTCTCGCCGAGCATGTCTGGGCGTCGCATGGCGGAGCCGTCGCCTCGCACGCCGGGGTGTCGGTATTTCTGGTCCGCGGCTGAGCGTGCATTCGATGACGAATAGACAAATGATCCGCACAGTGGAGGGGTATTCATGAGCGACGCTTCAGATGCGCATACGGGCATCCCGCTTCCCGAAGGCGTGGCCGATCTGATCGATACCGATTACACGATCGGCCAGAACAACGTCGACGGCAAACTCGGGCCGTTCGGCTTCGATATTCACAACCCGGTATTCATGATCTCCGGCGTCAGCATCGTCGCCTTCGTGTTCTATACGCTGGCTTTGCCGGAGCAGTCCGGCGCGGCGTTCAGCTGGCTGTTCTCGGCCGTGACCAAGGGGTTCGACTGGTTCTTCATCGGCGCGGCGAACATCTTCGTGCTGCTCTGCCTCGGGCTGATCGTCTCACCGCTCGGCAATGTGCGGCTGGGCGGAGCCGATGCGACGCCCGATTACAGTTACATCGGCTGGTTCGCCATGCTCTTCGCCGCCGGCATGGGCATCGGATTGATGTTCTACGGCGTCTCAGAGCCCTTAAGCCATTTCTCGTCTTCGATGGGCGGACCGGTTTCCGAAGGCGGCGCGCGAACCGACTGGGCGCCGCTCGGCGGCGCGGCGGGCAACGAGGCGGAGGCGATCCGGCTCGGCTTCGCCGCGACGATCTTCCACTGGGGCCTGCATCCCTGGGGGATCTACGCGATCGTCGCGCTCGCGCTCGCACTCTTCACGTATAACAAGGGGTTGCCGCTGACGATCCGCTCGGCCTTCTACCCGATCCTGGGCGAACGGGTCTGGGGCTGGTGGGGCCATATCATCGACACGCTCGCGGTCTTCGCGACGCTGTTCGGCCTCGCCACTTCGCTCGGCTTCGGCGCGACGCAGGCGAACGCCGGGCTGAACGAGCTGTTCGGCATCCCGGTCGGCTCGGCGACCGAAGTCATACTGATCTCCGCCATCACCGCCGTCGCGCTGATCTCGGTGCTTCGCGGACTCGATGGCGGCGTCAAGGTCCTCTCGGAGATCAATATGGGGCTGGCGTTCCTGCTCCTTATCTTCGTGCTGCTCGCCGGGCCGACGGTCGCGATCCTGACTGGGTTCGTCGATTACCTCGTGGCTTATGTCGAGTATCTGCCGGCGCTGGCCAATCCGATCGGGCGCGAGGACGTGAACTTCTCGCAGGGCTGGACCTCGTTCTACTGGGCCTGGTGGATCTCCTGGTCGCCCTTCGTCGGCATGTTCATCGCCCGAGTCAGCCGGGGCCGGACGGTGCGCGAGTTCCTGATCTGTGTTCTGCTGATCCCGTCGCTGGTCTGCGTGCTCTGGATGAGCGTCTTCGGCGGCGTGGCGGTCCTGCAGGTCGTCCAGGATGGCTACACCGCCGCCCAGGACGCGGCGCTGGAGCTGAAGCTCTTCAAGATGCTGGACCAGCTGCCGCTGGCCTCGATCACATCGATGATCGGGATCGTGCTGGTGATCGTCTTCTTCGTCACCTCGTCGGATTCCGGCTCACTGGTGATCGACACGATCACGGCGGGCGGCAAGGTCGACGCGCCGGTGCCGCAGCGGGTCTTCTGGTGCGTCTTCGAAGGGGCGGTCGCGATCGTCCTTCTGCTTTCAGCCGGCGGCCTCGCCTCGCTCCAGTCGATGGTGATATCGACCGGGCTGCCCTTCACCATCGTGCTGCTGCTGATGTGCTGGGCGATCGTGAAAGGCCTGATAAGCGAACGGCGCGCCTGACGATCGGTAGAGGCGGCGCGCCGTCTCTACCGCCCGCGGAAAAGCCCCCCGAGAACGCCCCGCACGAGGCTCCGGGTGATCTGGCTCGAAGCGGTGCGCACGACCTGTTTGACCAGCGCCTCGCCAACGCTGTCGGAGCGCGACGACCGGCGGCGCGCAGGCTTCGGCGCGACAGCCGGCTTGTATCGGCGGGCCGAGCGATACTCGGGCTCCTCGCGCCAGCGGGGCGCCTCGTCGGCCCCGCGATAGGCTCGCCCTCCCCCGCTGCGCCGACCGCCATACGAGCGGTCGTCGCCCTCGTCGGAGCCGGCCGCCTCCTCGGCCGCGCGCGCGGCTTCCTCCGCCGCCGCCTTCAGCCGCTCGTATGCGCTCTCACGATCCACCGCCGCCTCGTACTTGCCGGCGACCGGCGACGCGTCGAACGCCCGCGCCTTTCCCTCCACGGTCGCCGGCCCGAGGCGGGAGGACGGCGGGCGGATCAGCGTCCGCTGGACGACCGAGGGCGCCCCCTTCTCCATCAGCGTCGAGACAAGCGCCTCGCCCGTCCCCAGCTGCGTAATCGCATCCTCGGTGTCGAAGGCGTCGTTCGGGCGGAATGTCTCCGCCGCCGCCTTCAGCGCCTTCCGGTCGCGCGGCGTGTAGGCGCGGAGCGCGTGCTGCACCCGGTTGCCGAGTTGGCCGAGGATATCGTCGGGCACGTCGGCGGGGTTCTGGCTGATGAAATAGACGCCGACGCCCTTGGATCGGATCAGCCGCGCCACCTGCTCCACCTTGTCGACAAGGGCCTTCGGCGCGCCGTCGAAAAGCAGATGCGCCTCATCGAAAAAGAATACGAAAACCGGCTTGTCCGGGTCTCCGACCTCGGGCAGTTCCTCGAAAAGCTCGGAAAGCAGCCAGAGGAGGAACGTCGCGTAGAGCCGCGGGGCGCGCATCAGCCGGTCCGCCGCAAGTATGTTGATGCGCCCGCGCCCATCCTGCGCGGTTCCGATCATGTCGACGAGTTCGAGCGCCGGCTCGCCGAACAGGCCCGCGCCCCCCTCGCCTTCCAGCACCAGAAGCCGGCGCTGGATCGCGCCGACCGTGGCTGTCGCGATATTGCCATAGCGGAGCGAAAGCTCCTTCGCCCGCTCGCCGATATGGACCAGCATCGACTGCAGGTCCTTCATGTCGATCAGGAGCAGACCCTCCTCGTCAGCGACGCGAAAGACGATATTCAACACGCCCTCCTGCGCTTCGCTGAGTTGCAGAAGCCGGGCGAGCAGCAGCGGACCCATTTCGGTGATCGTCGTGCGGACCGGATGCCCCGCCTCACCAAAAAGATCCCAGAAGACCGTGGGAAAGGCGTCGTAGCCGAAATCGTCGAAGCCGATCGATTCAGCCCGCTTCACGAACGCATCGTGCAGCTTTGCGTCCGGCGAGCCCGCTTCGCAGAGGCCCGAAAGATCGCCCTTCACGTCGGAGAGGAAAACCGGAACCCCGGCGGCGGAGAAGCTCTCCGCCAGAATCTGCAATGTGACCGTCTTGCCGGTTCCGGTCGCGCCAGAGATCAGTCCGTGCCGGTTGGCGTAGCGAAGCAGGATCGCCTGAGCCTCTTTCCTGGAGGAGCCGCCGCCGCCGATGAATATCCGGTCAGTCTCAACCATATGCCCGCCCCCATCACGCCCTGTGCTGCTTTGCACATCATTGATTAACCCAGTGGCGTCAGAGTGAATAGGCGGGCGGGTCAATTCGGTAGCGTTGCCGAGGGGACCGCCCGCGCTCCTCCCTGTCGAACTGACCGCGCTCAGGCGCGGTCTTTTTTTGGCTCGGCGATCACTCTTCGATAGAACTAGCGACGGTCGGAAAGGATGAGAGTCAAGGGCCCGAATCTGGGGCCGATCTATTATTTTCCGTTGACGATAAGTAGGACTCCGCATAGCGTCGCCTTCCAGAACTTGCCACGGCCGGTTCGACAGGGAGAGAGAAGAGACGGACAGTCTCGCAGGAAGGGCGCTCGCGAGGGCGCCTTTTCTTTGTCAGCACCGATCACGCCGCCGTGAGGTTACGACACATTGAATTCGACACGCGCACCGACCATCACTCGCGAGAACGATTCGCGCGCCTCGGGCGCAAAACTGACAAGGAACCGCCAAAAGTGCTTCGCAAACTCTTCGCCGCTCTTATCACCGCTGTTCTGGGCTTCGCGCCGTTCGTCGCCACCGCGCAGGATCAGGAGCAGCCGAACACGACGTTGAAAGCGACCAATGGCGCTTGGGAGATTCGCTGCAGCGTCCCGAAACCGGACGCCTGCATCATGACGCAGGTCGGCAATCGGGACGACGGGAAAGCGGTGCTCCGCGTCGCGCTCCGCAAGATGGATGGCGCCAAGGGCCCGAATGGCGAACCGATCGCCGCAGTGCTCCAGATCGACGCGCCGATCGGCGTTCTGCTGCCGGCGGGTGTGGAAGTGAAAATCGACGGCCGTGAAATCGGGCGGGCCGCGTTTCAGGTGTGCGATGGGCGCGCTTGCATCGCGAGCGAACCGGTCGCCAAGGAATTCGTCGACCAGATGAAGGGCGGCGTCAAGGCGGTGATGACGATCATGGCCGTGAACGGCGAAAAGGCCGACGTTCAGATCTCGCTCGAAGGGTTCACCAAGAGCTTCAATTCGCTCTGAGCGTCAGGCCGCGCTTCTGAAGGCGAGCACCGCGTTCAGCCCGCCAAATGCGAATGAATTGGACAGCGCGGCGCGCACGACGCGCTCGCGCGCCGTGCATGGCGTGACGTCGAGCGCGCAAGCCGGGTCCGGCTCTTCGTAGTTGATCGTCGGAGGGATCACGCCCTCGTCCAGCGCCATGAGGACCGCCGCCGCCTCCAGCGCCCCGGCGGCGCCAATGCAGTGGCCATGCATCGATTTGGTCGACGAGACCGAGAGCCGCCCCGCCGCCGCGCCGAGAACTTCGCGGATCGCCGCGCATTC encodes:
- a CDS encoding invasion associated locus B family protein, giving the protein MLRKLFAALITAVLGFAPFVATAQDQEQPNTTLKATNGAWEIRCSVPKPDACIMTQVGNRDDGKAVLRVALRKMDGAKGPNGEPIAAVLQIDAPIGVLLPAGVEVKIDGREIGRAAFQVCDGRACIASEPVAKEFVDQMKGGVKAVMTIMAVNGEKADVQISLEGFTKSFNSL
- a CDS encoding helicase HerA-like domain-containing protein yields the protein MVETDRIFIGGGGSSRKEAQAILLRYANRHGLISGATGTGKTVTLQILAESFSAAGVPVFLSDVKGDLSGLCEAGSPDAKLHDAFVKRAESIGFDDFGYDAFPTVFWDLFGEAGHPVRTTITEMGPLLLARLLQLSEAQEGVLNIVFRVADEEGLLLIDMKDLQSMLVHIGERAKELSLRYGNIATATVGAIQRRLLVLEGEGGAGLFGEPALELVDMIGTAQDGRGRINILAADRLMRAPRLYATFLLWLLSELFEELPEVGDPDKPVFVFFFDEAHLLFDGAPKALVDKVEQVARLIRSKGVGVYFISQNPADVPDDILGQLGNRVQHALRAYTPRDRKALKAAAETFRPNDAFDTEDAITQLGTGEALVSTLMEKGAPSVVQRTLIRPPSSRLGPATVEGKARAFDASPVAGKYEAAVDRESAYERLKAAAEEAARAAEEAAGSDEGDDRSYGGRRSGGGRAYRGADEAPRWREEPEYRSARRYKPAVAPKPARRRSSRSDSVGEALVKQVVRTASSQITRSLVRGVLGGLFRGR
- a CDS encoding BCCT family transporter, which encodes MSDASDAHTGIPLPEGVADLIDTDYTIGQNNVDGKLGPFGFDIHNPVFMISGVSIVAFVFYTLALPEQSGAAFSWLFSAVTKGFDWFFIGAANIFVLLCLGLIVSPLGNVRLGGADATPDYSYIGWFAMLFAAGMGIGLMFYGVSEPLSHFSSSMGGPVSEGGARTDWAPLGGAAGNEAEAIRLGFAATIFHWGLHPWGIYAIVALALALFTYNKGLPLTIRSAFYPILGERVWGWWGHIIDTLAVFATLFGLATSLGFGATQANAGLNELFGIPVGSATEVILISAITAVALISVLRGLDGGVKVLSEINMGLAFLLLIFVLLAGPTVAILTGFVDYLVAYVEYLPALANPIGREDVNFSQGWTSFYWAWWISWSPFVGMFIARVSRGRTVREFLICVLLIPSLVCVLWMSVFGGVAVLQVVQDGYTAAQDAALELKLFKMLDQLPLASITSMIGIVLVIVFFVTSSDSGSLVIDTITAGGKVDAPVPQRVFWCVFEGAVAIVLLLSAGGLASLQSMVISTGLPFTIVLLLMCWAIVKGLISERRA
- a CDS encoding universal stress protein; translation: MFRKILTPVDLAHLGALDRALEVSADMAKRHGAEIVYVGVTTQAPSAVARTTEEYERKLSTFAATEGEKHGCKTSAHMVVSHDPAIDLNINLMRATEEIGADLIVMGTHIPGLAEHVWASHGGAVASHAGVSVFLVRG